A region from the Andrena cerasifolii isolate SP2316 chromosome 9, iyAndCera1_principal, whole genome shotgun sequence genome encodes:
- the LOC143372793 gene encoding uncharacterized protein LOC143372793 isoform X1: MAWFGDGLPSLSNLKGQLTNFTKEMMSEGIVEEVDERSKALNEANEKCVELQELLNSKDAEISLLRRQNCELQKTVVELNAKSKESNDINQDDESEVFFWDPLSSKNRNSRSQNHPKQLQEQLAQATVKIRDLETELKRVQKVNNSFLKDELTDGHQKAEFLRAKQDMVNRIIQMEDKSREAERNTKRMQPDETTLINDFRTVLSKLNSLEKLDLVRNALKALETENEKPRGANKQEKSDFDEKFKRHTTVGYDSVAVMPNFDVSAELQKRHDALVGGTSSNRESELHKKIEDLQEENKRLFASVEELDHQHEEAIEKVLSLKEEIEKKHQCLQNAYEQLYVDYNQAQDKVVQLEDRLLKSTKYIQIETVSNSVQTAPSENEDRLVQTEISKTDEGKEASKVDQLAERVRNILKNTPVEAGSEETIFEAVAKQYVDVKWKKDVLEKKLTELTRDLKEAAEMKENLQVECDDTQTHIDSLLLEIQDLKLNLPSIPEASEERVASLESETESLHEEVKRLQAENAVLRKDNAKLGGTGPSDIRLENQAYLGNASRCRKPTRLEDIPEDIEEMDSAVENLNRRLHASLDENDELRRKVDLLENTGKEAQEQLRMSLEKCKGLDENIEFIEELKLDLENVKRELKVSASNAKQLEGTLALLRDTKGEIQKENEELSQRNEDLEAEVSRWREISLEKENNSVLEQLQEQLNKATRERDDLEYDILNMRKELDEALSKIDLKSDHIAKLNQENESLMKEKSSLLEQLTAVQDESNDKIDLVNTEKSLLEQEEAELKEVVAAGEKELNEIKERLRETEERCKKLEKELSLASVKAEELRLENENLHKEIKKHDALRNELELSKSTIEKLSFMQDDYSQLVNEAESLRLKEKELITLQEHVSMLTGENRNWRSQCEAIQLKLEQLGREMASLQAERNELLSRVNENICDNEKQQIVALLEEKTRENDGLKSDNNKLMEEIIESRKKLQITAEKNKESADMAKQTIEGLSHLIRQKDEEIDTLKATLHSAKDNPEMSDAFATVKNERDELVKLVTIKHNESLQYHAEIQRLTQLLTEKTSQIQSLLAEKDASSSELVEKESEILWMKNELQVVQRRLRNVEESSANETCGIVEHATQTAELALLNEKCNALEAALIQEQSNNRMLYHQLSESQGKEANAAKELERLRTHLVVIESSYTDEALIAEEARNELEARLQQAEEKMKSSSTAYTSVSIRANQQVETLQQQMALIVQQRDDIQNKLSSAEDKIFSQNASLTNLQIVLEQFQRDKENDIRAATERLQAKLKDSFKKQEELANDVTNLKEQLAEAKECLQAASRLSEQLDRKTERIEQLSQEVDRLTNLVNTADHRIDEAKQSGEGKVDKTLIKNLFLGYLSSSAPDKSSVLRVFSTILDFDEVEKAKAGLNNTPGQNSWLPRLSSGSSAPNKDQEASLSAAFVRFLESESKPKPQLPALPIQTSSLSRPGHSRQHSTSSTQSTLLLSNVNLPTFPDFVPARNTGSILKEVLKDS, translated from the exons AATGACATTAACCAAGATGACGAGAGCGAAGTGTTCTTCTGGGACCCACTATCTTCTAAAAATCGAAACTCGAGAAGCCAGAACCACCCGAAACAGCTGCAGGAACAATTGGCACAAGCCACCGTGAAGATACGGGATCTAGAAACCGAATTGAAACGCGTTCAAAAG GTTAACAATTCCTTTTTAAAGGACGAGCTGACCGATGGACACCAGAAGGCAGAGTTCCTGAGGGCCAAGCAGGACATGGTGAATCGTATAATACAAATGGAGGATAAG AGTCGCGAGGCGGAGAGGAACACGAAACGCATGCAGCCGGACGAAACGACGCTGATCAACGATTTCCGTACGGTGCTGTCCAAATTGAACTCCCTCGAGAAGCTGGATTTAGTCCGAAACGCGCTGAAAGCTCTGGAAACCGAGAACGAGAAGCCGAGGGGAGCCAACAAGCAAGAAAAATCGGACTTCGATGAGAAATTCAAGAGGCACACCACCGTCGGCTACGACTCGGTCGCGGTGATGCCGAATTTCGACGTCAGCGCCGAGCTACAGAAACGGCACGATGCTCTGGTCGGCGGGACGTCGAGCAACAGAGAGTCGGAGTTGCACAAGAAAATCGAGGACCTTCAGGAGGAGAACAAAAGGCTGTTCGCCAGCGTCGAAGAGCTGGACCATCAACACGAGGAAGCCATAG AGAAAGTGCTGTCGCTGAAGGAGGAGATCGAGAAGAAGCACCAGTGCCTTCAGAACGCGTACGAGCAGCTTTACGTAGACTACAACCAGGCCCAGGATAAGGTGGTGCAGCTGGAGGACAGGCTCCTGAAGTCGACTAAATACATTCAGATCGAGACTGTCTCTAATTCCGTGCAAACTGCGCCCTCAGAGAACGAAGACAGGCTCGTTCAGACGGAGATTTCTAAGACTGACGAGGGTAAGGAGGCATCCAAAGTCGATCAACTGGCGGAGAGGGTCAGAAACATTTTGAAGAATACGCCCGTGGAAGCAGGATCAGAGGAGACGATTTTCGAGGCTGTCGCGAAACAGTACGTCGACGTGAAATGGAAGAAGGACGTGCTGGAGAAGAAGCTGACGGAGCTGACGCGGGACTTGAAGGAGGCCGCGGAGATGAAGGAGAATTTGCAGGTGGAGTGCGACGACACGCAGACGCACATCGACTCGCTGTTACTGGAGATCCAGGACTTAAAACTGAATTTACCGTCCATACCGGAGGCCAGCGAGGAGCGCGTCGCCTCGCTGGAATCGGAAACAGAGTCTTTGCACGAGGAGGTGAAGCGTCTGCAGGCTGAGAACGCCGTATTACGGAAAGACAACGCGAAATTGGGAGGAACTGGCCCGAGTGACATACGGCTGGAGAATCAGGCTTATTTAGGAAACGCATCGAGATGCAGGAAACCAACGAGGTTGGAGGACATTCCTGAGGACATCGAGGAGATGGACAGCGCGGTGGAGAACCTGAATCGCAGATTGCACGCCTCTctggacgagaacgacgagttACGAAGGAAGGTGGATTTACTGGAGAACACGGGGAAGGAGGCGCAGGAACAGCTCAGGATGTCCCTGGAGAAGTGCAAGGGGCTGGATGAGAACATCGAGTTCATCGAGGAGTTGAAGCTCGACCTCGAGAATGTGAAACGGGAATTAAAGGTGTCTGCGTCGAACGCGAAACAGTTAGAAGGGACTTTAGCGCTTCTGCGGGACACGAAAGGTGAGATACAGAAGGAGAACGAAGAACTGTCGCAGAGGAATGAGGATCTGGAGGCTGAGGTCTCGAGGTGGCGTGAAATCAGTTTGGAGAAGGAGAATAACAGCGTGCTGGAGCAACTGCAGGAGCAGCTTAATAAAGCTACCCGCGAGAGAGACGATTTGGAGTACGATATATTGAACATGCGAAAAGAATTGGATGAGGCGCTCAGTAAAATAGACTTGAAGAGTGACCACATAGCGAAGTTGAATCAAGAGAACGAAAGCTTAATGAAGGAGAAGAGCTCGTTGTTGGAGCAATTAACAGCTGTTCAAGACGAGTCCAATGATAAGATTGACTTGGTGAACACGGAGAAGTCTTTGCTCGAGCAAGAAGAGGCGGAATTGAAAGAGGTTGTAGCGGCCGGCGAGAAGGAATTAAATGAGATTAAGGAGCGGCTAAGAGAAACGGAGGAAAGGTGTAAGAAGCTGGAGAAGGAGCTTTCGCTTGCAAGCGTGAAAGCTGAGGAACTTCGATTAGAGAATGAAAATCTACACAAGGAGATAAAGAAGCACGATGCATTAAGGAACGAATTAGAACTCTCGAAATCGACCATCGAAAAGCTGAGTTTCATGCAAGACGATTACAGTCAACTGGTAAACGAAGCAGAGTCCTTACGCTTGAAGGAAAAAGAATTGATCACTTTACAAGAGCACGTCTCGATGCTTACAGGCGAAAATAGGAATTGGAGAAGTCAATGCGAAGCGATTCAACTTAAGTTGGAACAATTAGGGCGTGAAATGGCGTCTCTGCAAGCGGAGAGAAATGAATTATTAAGTCGTGTGAATGAAAATATCTGTGATAATGAAAAGCAACAGATTGTAGCACTTTTGGAAGAGAAGACGCGGGAAAACGATGGCTTGAAAAGTGATAACAATAAATTAATGGAGGAAATCATTGAGTCGCGAAAGAAGCTGCAGATAACTGCTGAGAAGAACAAAGAATCGGCTGATATGGCGAAGCAGACGATAGAAGGTTTGTCTCATCTTATTAGGCAGAAAGACGAGGAAATTGATACTCTGAAAGCAACGCTCCATTCGGCCAAGGATAATCCAGAAATGTCAGACGCCTTCGCCACTGTGAAGAACGAACGAGACGAACTGGTCAAGCTCGTCACGATTAAGCACAACGAGAGCTTGCAGTACCACGCAGAAATTCAAAGGCTGACGCAGCTGTTGACCGAGAAAACGTCGCAGATTCAAAGCTTGCTGGCGGAGAAGGATGCAAGTTCGTCTGAATTGGTGGAAAAAGAGTCGGAGATTCTGTGGATGAAGAACGAGTTGCAGGTGGTTCAGCGACGTTTGAGGAACGTCGAAGAATCGAGCGCCAATGAAACGTGTGGAATCGTAGAGCATGCCACGCAAACGGCAGAGCTGGCCCTTCTTAACGAGAAGTGCAACGCATTGGAGGCAGCTCTGATCCAGGAGCAATCGAATAACAGGATGCTGTACCACCAGCTCAGCGAAAGCCAAGGCAAAGAGGCGAACGCCGCGAAAGAATTGGAAAGACTGCGGACGCATCTGGTTGTAATTGAGTCTAGCTACACGGACGAAGCTCTGATCGCCGAGGAGGCGCGAAATGAGTTAGAGGCAAGATTACAGCAAGCAGAGGAGAAAATGAAAAGCAGTTCAACCGCGTACACGTCCGTCAGCATTAGAGCCAATCAACAGGTGGAAACGTTGCAGCAGCAAATGGCGCTAATCGTTCAGCAAAGGGACGACATACAAAATAAGTTGTCCTCTGCTGAAGATAAAATCTTTTCTCAAAATGCGTCTCTGACTAATCTACAAATCGTCTTGGAACAATTTCAGCGAG ATAAAGAAAATGATATCAGAGCAGCGACGGAAAGGCTTCAAGCTAAGTTGAAGGATTCTTTTAAGAAACAAGAAGAGCTAGCCAATGATGTTACCAACCTCAAg GAGCAATTAGCTGAAGCTAAAGAATGCTTACAAGCGGCGTCCAGATTGAGTGAGCAGCTTGATAGAAAAACAGAACGAATTGAACAACTGAGCCAAGAAG TGGACCGATTGACAAATCTCGTGAATACTGCTGACCACAGGATAGACGAGGCGAAGCAAAGCGGAGAGGGAAAAGTCGATAA AACTCTCATTAAAAATCTGTTCTTGGGTTACCTGTCTTCGTCAGCACCAGATAAGTCCTCGGTTCTTAGAGTGTTCTCTACAATTTTGGATTTTGATGAAGTAGAGAAGGCGAAAGCTGGACTGAACAACACGCCCGGGCAAAATAGTTGGTTGCCGCGTTTAAGTAGCGGATCTTCTGCTCCTAATAAG GACCAGGAGGCGTCCTTGTCGGCTGCATTTGTGAGATTCTTAGAAAGTGAATCAAAACCTAAGCCACAGTTACCTGCACTGCCTATACAAACATCT tcttTGTCAAGACCTGGCCACAGTAGACAACATTCTACGTCGTCGACGCAATCCACTTTGTTGCTTTCCAATGTAAATCTTCCAACATTCCCGGACTTCGTTCCAGCCAGAAATACAGGTTCTATTTTAAAGGAAGTGCTGAAGGACAGCTGA
- the LOC143372793 gene encoding uncharacterized protein LOC143372793 isoform X2, translating into MAWFGDGLPSLSNLKGQLTNFTKEMMSEGIVEEVDERSKALNEANEKCVELQELLNSKDAEISLLRRQNCELQKTVVELNAKSKESNDINQDDESEVFFWDPLSSKNRNSRSQNHPKQLQEQLAQATVKIRDLETELKRVQKDELTDGHQKAEFLRAKQDMVNRIIQMEDKSREAERNTKRMQPDETTLINDFRTVLSKLNSLEKLDLVRNALKALETENEKPRGANKQEKSDFDEKFKRHTTVGYDSVAVMPNFDVSAELQKRHDALVGGTSSNRESELHKKIEDLQEENKRLFASVEELDHQHEEAIEKVLSLKEEIEKKHQCLQNAYEQLYVDYNQAQDKVVQLEDRLLKSTKYIQIETVSNSVQTAPSENEDRLVQTEISKTDEGKEASKVDQLAERVRNILKNTPVEAGSEETIFEAVAKQYVDVKWKKDVLEKKLTELTRDLKEAAEMKENLQVECDDTQTHIDSLLLEIQDLKLNLPSIPEASEERVASLESETESLHEEVKRLQAENAVLRKDNAKLGGTGPSDIRLENQAYLGNASRCRKPTRLEDIPEDIEEMDSAVENLNRRLHASLDENDELRRKVDLLENTGKEAQEQLRMSLEKCKGLDENIEFIEELKLDLENVKRELKVSASNAKQLEGTLALLRDTKGEIQKENEELSQRNEDLEAEVSRWREISLEKENNSVLEQLQEQLNKATRERDDLEYDILNMRKELDEALSKIDLKSDHIAKLNQENESLMKEKSSLLEQLTAVQDESNDKIDLVNTEKSLLEQEEAELKEVVAAGEKELNEIKERLRETEERCKKLEKELSLASVKAEELRLENENLHKEIKKHDALRNELELSKSTIEKLSFMQDDYSQLVNEAESLRLKEKELITLQEHVSMLTGENRNWRSQCEAIQLKLEQLGREMASLQAERNELLSRVNENICDNEKQQIVALLEEKTRENDGLKSDNNKLMEEIIESRKKLQITAEKNKESADMAKQTIEGLSHLIRQKDEEIDTLKATLHSAKDNPEMSDAFATVKNERDELVKLVTIKHNESLQYHAEIQRLTQLLTEKTSQIQSLLAEKDASSSELVEKESEILWMKNELQVVQRRLRNVEESSANETCGIVEHATQTAELALLNEKCNALEAALIQEQSNNRMLYHQLSESQGKEANAAKELERLRTHLVVIESSYTDEALIAEEARNELEARLQQAEEKMKSSSTAYTSVSIRANQQVETLQQQMALIVQQRDDIQNKLSSAEDKIFSQNASLTNLQIVLEQFQRDKENDIRAATERLQAKLKDSFKKQEELANDVTNLKEQLAEAKECLQAASRLSEQLDRKTERIEQLSQEVDRLTNLVNTADHRIDEAKQSGEGKVDKTLIKNLFLGYLSSSAPDKSSVLRVFSTILDFDEVEKAKAGLNNTPGQNSWLPRLSSGSSAPNKDQEASLSAAFVRFLESESKPKPQLPALPIQTSSLSRPGHSRQHSTSSTQSTLLLSNVNLPTFPDFVPARNTGSILKEVLKDS; encoded by the exons AATGACATTAACCAAGATGACGAGAGCGAAGTGTTCTTCTGGGACCCACTATCTTCTAAAAATCGAAACTCGAGAAGCCAGAACCACCCGAAACAGCTGCAGGAACAATTGGCACAAGCCACCGTGAAGATACGGGATCTAGAAACCGAATTGAAACGCGTTCAAAAG GACGAGCTGACCGATGGACACCAGAAGGCAGAGTTCCTGAGGGCCAAGCAGGACATGGTGAATCGTATAATACAAATGGAGGATAAG AGTCGCGAGGCGGAGAGGAACACGAAACGCATGCAGCCGGACGAAACGACGCTGATCAACGATTTCCGTACGGTGCTGTCCAAATTGAACTCCCTCGAGAAGCTGGATTTAGTCCGAAACGCGCTGAAAGCTCTGGAAACCGAGAACGAGAAGCCGAGGGGAGCCAACAAGCAAGAAAAATCGGACTTCGATGAGAAATTCAAGAGGCACACCACCGTCGGCTACGACTCGGTCGCGGTGATGCCGAATTTCGACGTCAGCGCCGAGCTACAGAAACGGCACGATGCTCTGGTCGGCGGGACGTCGAGCAACAGAGAGTCGGAGTTGCACAAGAAAATCGAGGACCTTCAGGAGGAGAACAAAAGGCTGTTCGCCAGCGTCGAAGAGCTGGACCATCAACACGAGGAAGCCATAG AGAAAGTGCTGTCGCTGAAGGAGGAGATCGAGAAGAAGCACCAGTGCCTTCAGAACGCGTACGAGCAGCTTTACGTAGACTACAACCAGGCCCAGGATAAGGTGGTGCAGCTGGAGGACAGGCTCCTGAAGTCGACTAAATACATTCAGATCGAGACTGTCTCTAATTCCGTGCAAACTGCGCCCTCAGAGAACGAAGACAGGCTCGTTCAGACGGAGATTTCTAAGACTGACGAGGGTAAGGAGGCATCCAAAGTCGATCAACTGGCGGAGAGGGTCAGAAACATTTTGAAGAATACGCCCGTGGAAGCAGGATCAGAGGAGACGATTTTCGAGGCTGTCGCGAAACAGTACGTCGACGTGAAATGGAAGAAGGACGTGCTGGAGAAGAAGCTGACGGAGCTGACGCGGGACTTGAAGGAGGCCGCGGAGATGAAGGAGAATTTGCAGGTGGAGTGCGACGACACGCAGACGCACATCGACTCGCTGTTACTGGAGATCCAGGACTTAAAACTGAATTTACCGTCCATACCGGAGGCCAGCGAGGAGCGCGTCGCCTCGCTGGAATCGGAAACAGAGTCTTTGCACGAGGAGGTGAAGCGTCTGCAGGCTGAGAACGCCGTATTACGGAAAGACAACGCGAAATTGGGAGGAACTGGCCCGAGTGACATACGGCTGGAGAATCAGGCTTATTTAGGAAACGCATCGAGATGCAGGAAACCAACGAGGTTGGAGGACATTCCTGAGGACATCGAGGAGATGGACAGCGCGGTGGAGAACCTGAATCGCAGATTGCACGCCTCTctggacgagaacgacgagttACGAAGGAAGGTGGATTTACTGGAGAACACGGGGAAGGAGGCGCAGGAACAGCTCAGGATGTCCCTGGAGAAGTGCAAGGGGCTGGATGAGAACATCGAGTTCATCGAGGAGTTGAAGCTCGACCTCGAGAATGTGAAACGGGAATTAAAGGTGTCTGCGTCGAACGCGAAACAGTTAGAAGGGACTTTAGCGCTTCTGCGGGACACGAAAGGTGAGATACAGAAGGAGAACGAAGAACTGTCGCAGAGGAATGAGGATCTGGAGGCTGAGGTCTCGAGGTGGCGTGAAATCAGTTTGGAGAAGGAGAATAACAGCGTGCTGGAGCAACTGCAGGAGCAGCTTAATAAAGCTACCCGCGAGAGAGACGATTTGGAGTACGATATATTGAACATGCGAAAAGAATTGGATGAGGCGCTCAGTAAAATAGACTTGAAGAGTGACCACATAGCGAAGTTGAATCAAGAGAACGAAAGCTTAATGAAGGAGAAGAGCTCGTTGTTGGAGCAATTAACAGCTGTTCAAGACGAGTCCAATGATAAGATTGACTTGGTGAACACGGAGAAGTCTTTGCTCGAGCAAGAAGAGGCGGAATTGAAAGAGGTTGTAGCGGCCGGCGAGAAGGAATTAAATGAGATTAAGGAGCGGCTAAGAGAAACGGAGGAAAGGTGTAAGAAGCTGGAGAAGGAGCTTTCGCTTGCAAGCGTGAAAGCTGAGGAACTTCGATTAGAGAATGAAAATCTACACAAGGAGATAAAGAAGCACGATGCATTAAGGAACGAATTAGAACTCTCGAAATCGACCATCGAAAAGCTGAGTTTCATGCAAGACGATTACAGTCAACTGGTAAACGAAGCAGAGTCCTTACGCTTGAAGGAAAAAGAATTGATCACTTTACAAGAGCACGTCTCGATGCTTACAGGCGAAAATAGGAATTGGAGAAGTCAATGCGAAGCGATTCAACTTAAGTTGGAACAATTAGGGCGTGAAATGGCGTCTCTGCAAGCGGAGAGAAATGAATTATTAAGTCGTGTGAATGAAAATATCTGTGATAATGAAAAGCAACAGATTGTAGCACTTTTGGAAGAGAAGACGCGGGAAAACGATGGCTTGAAAAGTGATAACAATAAATTAATGGAGGAAATCATTGAGTCGCGAAAGAAGCTGCAGATAACTGCTGAGAAGAACAAAGAATCGGCTGATATGGCGAAGCAGACGATAGAAGGTTTGTCTCATCTTATTAGGCAGAAAGACGAGGAAATTGATACTCTGAAAGCAACGCTCCATTCGGCCAAGGATAATCCAGAAATGTCAGACGCCTTCGCCACTGTGAAGAACGAACGAGACGAACTGGTCAAGCTCGTCACGATTAAGCACAACGAGAGCTTGCAGTACCACGCAGAAATTCAAAGGCTGACGCAGCTGTTGACCGAGAAAACGTCGCAGATTCAAAGCTTGCTGGCGGAGAAGGATGCAAGTTCGTCTGAATTGGTGGAAAAAGAGTCGGAGATTCTGTGGATGAAGAACGAGTTGCAGGTGGTTCAGCGACGTTTGAGGAACGTCGAAGAATCGAGCGCCAATGAAACGTGTGGAATCGTAGAGCATGCCACGCAAACGGCAGAGCTGGCCCTTCTTAACGAGAAGTGCAACGCATTGGAGGCAGCTCTGATCCAGGAGCAATCGAATAACAGGATGCTGTACCACCAGCTCAGCGAAAGCCAAGGCAAAGAGGCGAACGCCGCGAAAGAATTGGAAAGACTGCGGACGCATCTGGTTGTAATTGAGTCTAGCTACACGGACGAAGCTCTGATCGCCGAGGAGGCGCGAAATGAGTTAGAGGCAAGATTACAGCAAGCAGAGGAGAAAATGAAAAGCAGTTCAACCGCGTACACGTCCGTCAGCATTAGAGCCAATCAACAGGTGGAAACGTTGCAGCAGCAAATGGCGCTAATCGTTCAGCAAAGGGACGACATACAAAATAAGTTGTCCTCTGCTGAAGATAAAATCTTTTCTCAAAATGCGTCTCTGACTAATCTACAAATCGTCTTGGAACAATTTCAGCGAG ATAAAGAAAATGATATCAGAGCAGCGACGGAAAGGCTTCAAGCTAAGTTGAAGGATTCTTTTAAGAAACAAGAAGAGCTAGCCAATGATGTTACCAACCTCAAg GAGCAATTAGCTGAAGCTAAAGAATGCTTACAAGCGGCGTCCAGATTGAGTGAGCAGCTTGATAGAAAAACAGAACGAATTGAACAACTGAGCCAAGAAG TGGACCGATTGACAAATCTCGTGAATACTGCTGACCACAGGATAGACGAGGCGAAGCAAAGCGGAGAGGGAAAAGTCGATAA AACTCTCATTAAAAATCTGTTCTTGGGTTACCTGTCTTCGTCAGCACCAGATAAGTCCTCGGTTCTTAGAGTGTTCTCTACAATTTTGGATTTTGATGAAGTAGAGAAGGCGAAAGCTGGACTGAACAACACGCCCGGGCAAAATAGTTGGTTGCCGCGTTTAAGTAGCGGATCTTCTGCTCCTAATAAG GACCAGGAGGCGTCCTTGTCGGCTGCATTTGTGAGATTCTTAGAAAGTGAATCAAAACCTAAGCCACAGTTACCTGCACTGCCTATACAAACATCT tcttTGTCAAGACCTGGCCACAGTAGACAACATTCTACGTCGTCGACGCAATCCACTTTGTTGCTTTCCAATGTAAATCTTCCAACATTCCCGGACTTCGTTCCAGCCAGAAATACAGGTTCTATTTTAAAGGAAGTGCTGAAGGACAGCTGA